Proteins from one Belonocnema kinseyi isolate 2016_QV_RU_SX_M_011 chromosome 8, B_treatae_v1, whole genome shotgun sequence genomic window:
- the LOC117178337 gene encoding DNA topoisomerase 2-binding protein 1 isoform X2 translates to MASQESTLDPEGVTVYFVIPSKYASDKECSDDMWLAYNKCEELDINPVWLSEKKCLKMEPQKKDVFVMEEFDGKVFESLKACRCSIVGPRCLLCCFMNNEMIPEGRNPVFVTAMRDLVVCASGFTQDVKAKIQLKVEYMGGIFARQLLGSVTHLVTDRIMSQKHEQAVKMKIKIMTVDWINAVWKENLTNFVKATDPSFEIHKCPVFMNAIVTATDLSKNEKLEIKNLVTANGGQYMGHLDGSKTNILLASEKSALTEKLRFALNKEIPCLKYQWVMDSIEAGYALPFENYVIHNATKASSTPERTNATLNFSCISVIPFENQNGIVDESIALSMMSRMNSTGATTSTPAITPASTQGKNTPEPDVNFYITFLDNISLASVKKLGTFLDGCNIYLAGLQSKYKDKLNKIVNVSGATRLDEITDSITHVLVGDIKKAKHELKVMFTRGLRPHIVNIKWLDESMKLKHPAPEEDFLIESDDVPQKVPEPPSPLSKKNLEMLQRPQRPPPPKFDVNKEKPYEAPNEPDLVQEYLKKSTVANKSMAEVFQINRTESSEDEPRPHRQSEGPTFIPQTGSFKNKTRESESLVPLSQTGTIIGKVFEGLTFLVNISEADLYQNLVVRIDTMGGRVVSRTYPGIPDFAVVPMLGTILKSTVNEIVTELFIDDCVDKDELVPLEYYHRPILLKGDAQPLQQCVIAISTYSGQERPYLQFLSEALGAVHQDTFARKTNLEKKTYASTHLICPAPEGQKYNAAVKWKLPAVSADWLLKCAERMELVSETPYLIGETMASQPRALNMKPPLTTPRTMTPMRIANVQQQETPGMQTPLVNKRLSAIMNKTPQSPFHISTPETPYGIMFKDNPSPDTRKAWLKWADSFPDLRENDPPPAKRRAPSTPFSELRRQMWEKLKEPLDGEEADEANTSRNESNRSKTTEKENSVFESDDTPTNRQLSYADENSPSKVNQIDMQLVTLQKALRASTSTAEKRFSLSAESAKKYQFEPETDKCLGKESQPFTVGWQYPEAPQEKSQTEEETDSKELEDKVEEDPSVETSAAAVAPVRKFMLSGIKDKEPYENLIKALGGEVSMENTFDSTATHLLCIKPARNEKTLGSIASGKWILHCTYIKDSADAKMFLDEEKYEWGNPLSVKSLGPLTNETEKAIASAAHRWRVKLSIEPGGAFEGMVALLMVPEEKYDSFERLIVAGNGTVVQARSSYDPNTSGKKITHCFIQIKSREQAVDWARMASKGILCFQPQFLHNLLTTETPLNPRENVLPEFKKYLALLPK, encoded by the exons GCTAAAATTCAACTGAAGGTTGAATACATGGGCGGTATTTTCGCCCGGCAATTATTAGGCAGCGTAACGCATTTAGTCACAGACCGAATAATGTCCCAAAAACACgag CAAGctgtaaaaatgaaaatcaaaattatgacaGTTGATTGGATAAATGCTGTGTGGAAAGAAAACTTGACGAATTTTGTCAAAGCAACAGACCCCTCTTTCGAAATACACAAGTGCCCAGTGTTCATGAATGCAATTGTGACAGCGACAGATTTgagtaaaaatgaaaagttagaaATCAAGAATCTCGTGACGGCGAATGGCGGc CAATATATGGGACACCTAGACGGCTCGAAAACGAACATTCTTCTGGCCTCGGAGAAAAGTGCCTTAACTGAAAAATTGAGGTTCGCCCTGAATAAGGAAATTCCGTGTTTGAAGTACCAATGGGTAATGGACAGCATTGAGGCCGGATATGCTCTTCCTTTCGAAAATTACGTGATCCACAATGCAACAAAAGCGAGCTCAACCCCAGAGagaa ctAATGCAACTCTAAATTTCTCGTGCATAAGTGTAATACCGTTCGAGAATCAAAACGGAATAGTGGATGAGTCTATAGCTTTGAGTATGATGAGTAGAATGAATAGTACGGGCGCTACAACTAGTACTCCTGCTATCACTCCAGCAAGCACTCAAGGGAAAAATACTCCCGAACCTGATGTGAATTTTTACATTACATTCCTCGACAATATTTCACTGGCCTCTGTAAAGAAACTTGGAACTTTTCTCGATGGTTGTAAC atttaTCTTGCCGGTCTACAATCGAAGTATaaggataaattaaacaaaattgtcaaCGTTAGTGGAGCGACAAGGTTAGATGAGATAACCGACTCTATAACTCATGTTTTGGTTGGTGATATTAAAAAAGCGAAGCATGAACTCAAAGTTATGTTCACGAGAGGCTTGAG GCCacatattgtaaatattaaatggTTGGATGAAAGCATGAAATTAAAACATCCCGCGCCAGaggaagattttttaatagaaagtgaCGACGTGCCACAAAAAGTTCCTGAGCCTCCATCTCCTCTCAGCAAAAAG aatttggaAATGTTACAACGGCCCCAAAGGCCACCTCCTCCAAAATTCGATGTAAATAAAGAGAAACCCTACGAAGCTCCCAATGAACCAGACCTTGTTCaagaatatctgaaaaaatctacag TTGCCAATAAGTCGATGGCGGAAGTCTTCCAAATAAACAGAACCGAGTCAAGTGAAGATGAGCCTAGGCCCCATCGTCAAAGCGAAGGCCCTACTTTTATTCCTCAGACTGGATCTTTTAAGAATAAGACTCGGGAAAGTGAAAGTCTTGTTCCTTTGAGTCAAACCGGGACTATCATAGGAAAAGTTTTTGAAG GTCTCACATTTCTTGTAAACATTTCTGAAGCTGACTTGTATCAAAATTTGGTTGTGAGAATCGACACAATGGGAGGACGAGTTGTCTCTCGGACTTACCCAGGAATTCCGGACTTTGCAGTAGTTCCTATGCTTGGTACTATTCTAAAATCTACAGTCAACGAAATAGTCACCGAACTCTTTAtc gATGATTGTGTAGACAAAGACGAATTGGTTCCGCTAGAATACTACCATCGTCCTATTCTCTTAAAGGGTGACGCCCAACCTCTCCAGCAATGTGTGATAGCAATAAGCACTTATTCCGGACAAGAAAGGCCTTATCTCCAATTTTTGTCCGAAGCTTTGGGAGCAGt ACATCAAGACACATTTGCGCGTAAGACAAATTTGGAGAAAAAGACTTATGCCAGCACACATTTAATTTGTCCTGCGCCTGAAGGACAAAAGTACAATGCAGCTGTAAAATGGAAACTTCCAGCTGTCAGTGCCGACTGGCTTCTAAAGTGTGCCGAGAGAATGGAACTCGTGAGTGAAACGCCTTATCTTATTGGAGAAACAATGG CATCGCAACCTCGAGCCTTAAATATGAAGCCACCTTTAACAACTCCACGCACGATGACTCCTATGCGTATAGCGAATGttcag caACAGGAAACGCCGGGAATGCAAACACCGTTAGTGAACAAACGGCTCAGTGCTATTATGAATAAAACACCGCAATCGCCGTTCCATATTAGCACACCTGAAACACCTTACGGAATAATGTTTAAGGACAACCCATCTCCGGATACGAGAAAAGCCTGGCTTAAGTGGGCCGACAGTTTTCCTGATTTAAGGGAAAACGATCCTCCTCCGGCAAAAAGAAGAGCCCCGAGCACT CCATTTTCGGAACTAAGGAGGCAAATGTGGGAGAAACTGAAGGAACCCTTGGACGgg GAGGAAGCAGACGAGGCAAATACATCTCGGAATGAAAGTAATCGATCAAAAACtacagaaaaagaaaattctgtttttgaatCTGATGACACACCGACCAATAGACAATTGTCATATGCTGATGAAAATAGTCCTTCAAAAGTTAATCAAATCGATAT GCAATTAGTTACATTACAAAAAGCTTTGCGGGCCTCGACTAGTACAGcagaaaaaaggttttctctatcGGCGGAAAGTGCGAAAAAATACCAGTTTGAACCGGAAACAGACAAAT gTTTGGGAAAGGAATCACAACCTTTCACAGTCGGCTGGCAATATCCAGAAGCACCTCAAGAAAAATCCCAG ACTGAAGAAGAAACTGATAGTAAAGAATTAGAAGACAAAGTCGAGGAAGACCCTAGCGTTGAAACATCAGCTGCTGCTGTAGCGCCAGTACGAAAATTCATGCTCTCAGGAATAAAA GATAAAGAGCcttatgaaaatttgataaaggCTCTTGGAGGTGAAGTTTCAATGGAAAACACTTTTGATTCGACCGCGACGCATTTACTTTGCATCAAACCCGCAAGAAATGAGAAAACTTTGGGCAGTATAGCATCTGGGAAGTGGATTTTGCACTGTACTTATATTAAGGACAGTGCTGATGCAAAAATGTTCCTTGAC GAAGAGAAATACGAATGGGGCAATCCACTGAGCGTAAAATCATTAGGGCCCTTAACCAATGAGACGGAAAAAGCGATTGCCTCTGCTGCTCATCGTTGGAGGGTAAAATTGTCGATAGAACCGGGCGGTGCCTTCGAAGGAATGGTGGCTTTGCTCATGGTTCCGGAGGAAAAGTACGACTCTTTTGAAAGGCTCATAGTCGCTGGAAATGGAACTGTAGTTCAAGCAAG ATCGTCTTACGACCCAAACACTTCTGGAAAGAAAATAACACACTGCTTCATTCAAATAAAGTCGAGAGAACAGGCGGTGGATTGGGCCAGAATGGCAAGCAAAGGGATTCTCTGTTTCCAACCTCAGTTTCTTCACAATCTTCTCACGACTGAAACGCCTCTCAATCCGCGAGAGAATGTACTACCAGAGTTCAAAAAGTATTTGGCTCTTCTTCCTAAGTAA